One stretch of Bacteroidales bacterium DNA includes these proteins:
- the selD gene encoding selenide, water dikinase SelD, translating to MSEKLNVDLLKMVEHGGCSSKISPKQLEEFLKYLPLPEDPNILVDIDTHDDAGVYRVNDDLALVFTTDFFPPVCSDPYEFGQIAAANSISDVYAMGGDPVLALNIMMFPAGKLPMEAYAEILKGGFDKATEAGVRIIGGHTIDDSPPKYGLAVIGYVHPKKVLTNSGARPGDSLILTKPIGTGVIMAGQRLGISSDNDIAEAKRLMKLLNKSGADVMKKYNLRAATDITGFGLAGHALKMAKASNVSIRLNMKKVPLIGSVYNLTDEGCIPGASFRNLEYVEEFLHVGEGLDYNLKMVAFDAQTSGGLLMCVPADKVFEILSGLKNAGLSESEIIGEVTEKKDKHLYLIN from the coding sequence ATGTCAGAAAAATTAAATGTTGATCTGCTAAAGATGGTGGAGCACGGCGGCTGCTCGTCAAAGATCTCTCCAAAACAGCTGGAAGAATTTCTTAAGTATCTCCCGCTGCCTGAAGATCCGAATATTCTTGTTGATATTGATACTCATGATGATGCGGGTGTTTACAGGGTAAATGATGATCTTGCACTTGTTTTTACAACCGACTTTTTTCCTCCCGTTTGCAGCGACCCTTATGAGTTTGGCCAAATAGCTGCTGCAAACTCAATTAGCGATGTTTATGCTATGGGTGGTGATCCTGTTCTTGCTCTAAACATTATGATGTTTCCGGCAGGTAAGCTTCCTATGGAAGCATATGCAGAAATACTGAAAGGCGGATTTGACAAAGCTACTGAAGCAGGTGTCAGAATAATTGGTGGTCATACAATTGATGATTCTCCTCCAAAGTACGGACTTGCTGTTATCGGGTATGTACATCCGAAGAAAGTACTGACCAATTCAGGCGCCAGGCCCGGAGATTCCCTGATACTTACAAAGCCGATAGGTACCGGAGTGATTATGGCAGGTCAGCGACTTGGAATAAGCTCTGATAATGATATAGCTGAGGCAAAAAGACTGATGAAACTTCTTAATAAGTCCGGGGCAGATGTTATGAAGAAATATAACCTCAGGGCAGCAACTGATATTACAGGATTTGGTCTTGCCGGTCATGCTCTTAAGATGGCAAAAGCAAGTAATGTCTCTATCAGATTGAACATGAAAAAAGTACCATTGATTGGCAGCGTTTACAACCTCACAGATGAAGGATGTATTCCGGGTGCTTCGTTCCGGAACCTTGAATATGTTGAGGAGTTCCTTCATGTCGGAGAGGGACTCGACTATAATCTGAAGATGGTTGCCTTTGACGCCCAGACTTCAGGCGGATTGCTTATGTGCGTTCCGGCTGATAAAGTTTTTGAAATATTGAGTGGTCTTAAAAATGCAGGGCTTTCAGAATCTGAAATTATTGGTGAGGTCACTGAAAAAAAGGATAAGCATTTGTATTTGATTAATTGA
- the yedF gene encoding sulfurtransferase-like selenium metabolism protein YedF, which produces MRIVDTKGQLCPAPLIATKRALKETAVGDSFVVLTDNLTSFNNVSRFLKDNKTGFQVSEKDGVWSMIVTKSTGELLNPKAEDYCETPIAHFEQGNFIVVISSEKMGEGDAELGSLLITNFIKALKDLDKLPRKILFYNSGVKLVTKSSPVIDHLRDLEKMGVELLLCATCVNFYKLEDQTGAGILSNMYVIAEAMASAGNIIKP; this is translated from the coding sequence ATGAGAATTGTCGATACAAAAGGACAGCTTTGTCCTGCCCCGTTGATTGCAACGAAAAGAGCGCTGAAGGAAACTGCAGTTGGAGATTCATTTGTTGTACTTACTGATAATCTTACTTCATTTAATAATGTCAGCCGTTTCTTAAAGGATAATAAAACCGGATTTCAGGTTAGCGAAAAAGATGGAGTCTGGTCGATGATTGTTACTAAGAGTACCGGAGAATTGCTTAATCCAAAAGCAGAAGACTATTGTGAAACACCAATTGCCCATTTTGAACAGGGTAACTTTATTGTAGTGATAAGTTCCGAGAAAATGGGTGAGGGTGATGCTGAGCTTGGTAGTCTGCTCATCACAAATTTTATCAAAGCACTTAAAGACCTTGATAAGCTGCCGCGCAAAATATTATTCTACAACAGCGGTGTTAAACTTGTTACCAAAAGTTCACCGGTGATAGATCATCTCAGGGATCTTGAAAAGATGGGAGTTGAGTTACTTCTCTGCGCCACATGTGTAAATTTCTATAAACTTGAAGATCAGACAGGAGCAGGGATTCTGAGCAATATGTATGTTATTGCCGAGGCTATGGCATCTGCCGGAAATATCATAAAACCATGA